TCCAGCCCGCAGAGGAAGGACCAGGGGGTGCTAAACCGATGATTGAAGCCGGGGTGCTAAAAAAACCTGATGTCGATGCCCTCATCGGTCTGCACCTGTGGAATGTCCTACCCATGGGTAAAGTTGCCTTTCGCAGCGGCCCATTTATGGCAGCCGTAGAATCGTTTAAACTCTTGATTATGGGCAAAGGCGGCCATGGAGCCATGCCCCATCAAACCATAGATTCAGTCATGGTCAGTGCTCAAATTGTCAATACGCTCCAGACGATTGTCTCCCGCAACGTCAACCCCTTGCAATCGGCTGTCGTTACTATTGGAGAACTCCATGCAGGAACTCGCCATAACGTCATTGCAGATACGGCTAAACTGAGCGGAACGGTTCGCTATTTTGATCCCCAATTCCAAGGTTATCTACAAGAGCGGATTGAACAAACAATAGCTGGAATCTGCCAGATCCATGGTGCAACCTACGATCTCAACTACTGGCAGCAATATCCAGCCGTCATTAATGATCGCCGCATGTCCGATTTTGTCTATTCTGTGGCCCAAGAAGTCGTAGAAACCTCCAATGAACTCCTGCCCGACTATCAAACCTTAGCGGCTGAAGATGTCTCTTTCTTCCTGCAACAAGTTCCTGGATGCTACTTCTTCCTGGGATCGGCCAACCCAGAGCGAGATCTTGCCTATCCCCATCACCATCCCCGGTTTGACTTTGACGAGATTGTATTACAGATGGGCGTAGAACTCTTTGTGCGCTGTGCTGAGGAGTTTGGCCGGCGTTATCCGCTCTAGTGGAACGTCAGTTTTGCTTAAGGGCATTTGGCGGCTGATTTGACGAAGGAATACGAATTACAGCCATTAGCCCGTGCCCAATTTCCTCAATCTAGAGTCACCGAATAGTTTTGAGTGAGCGTATTCAGACGGTTCCCTATGCTACGCATAAACTCAATTGCTTTGTCTGGATTATTTCGGAGGTGAGCCAAGAATGCTGATTTTGGCAGCGCCATAATGCGAACTTTGGTCTTGGCAACAACATCAGCCGATCGCGTCGTATCCGTGAATAATGCAAGCTCTCCAAACACATCTCCCTCAGACATATCATAAATTACTTTTTCTGTCCCTGGAAAGCGGATAGAAACTGTCCCAGATACAATCACAAATGCTTGATCACCCACATCCCCAGCATAGATAATGTATTCCCCCTCATCATAGGTAAGGTACTCATAAGAATTGATGAAGTTATACATCTGATTTTGATGCGCAAAGTTCATAAAGAAGTCTTTCACATCATTGATATCTAAAAGAACAGGGAGGATTGGCAAACCTGAATGTGCATCTATTCTCTCATCGCTCATTGCCTTAAAACCCACTCGTTTGATGAGATTTGCAATATCTGGATTGATGGGTGCAACAATGTGAGTAATGTCAACCTGAGTTTCGGTTAAGGTGATTGTTCGGACAGTTTTATGGAAGGATGATTCTCGCGATCGCCAGAATCATCCTTTCAGCTTATCCAGAACTCAGGTTTGAGTAGTAGTTCGCCCATCGTTTTGGGTTCTTGGAGTCGCGTCCTACAACTCTGCCAAATCGTTATTGAGCAGCGCGTGACCCATGCCAAAGTTGGCAAATGCTGCCACAAAATCCACAGCGCTCAGGGCAATCGCCCCTTTGGGGCCTGCAAGTCTCATGGGACACAAGAGGTTAGGTAGCCAGGAGACCACCTCATTGGCGATTTCTAAGCCGGGCTTGTCGGCTTTCGGGATCGTCGCTAAATACCGGGAGGCTAACCCAGCATCCACAACTGAGCAGGCAAAGGTGAACCCGATGGTGCCTGCGTCGGCTCGCCTCATCCGCTGAAGTT
The Roseofilum reptotaenium CS-1145 DNA segment above includes these coding regions:
- a CDS encoding M20 metallopeptidase family protein, producing the protein MISSTLLPPSVNLESVRLEIRALQPELVQWRRQIHQCPELGFEEYLTSAFVSKLLTRWGIEHQTGIAGTGIVATLTGQTPGPVLAIRADMDALPINELNRVPYRSQHEGKMHACGHDGHTAIALGTAHYLAKHRQNFSGTIKIIFQPAEEGPGGAKPMIEAGVLKKPDVDALIGLHLWNVLPMGKVAFRSGPFMAAVESFKLLIMGKGGHGAMPHQTIDSVMVSAQIVNTLQTIVSRNVNPLQSAVVTIGELHAGTRHNVIADTAKLSGTVRYFDPQFQGYLQERIEQTIAGICQIHGATYDLNYWQQYPAVINDRRMSDFVYSVAQEVVETSNELLPDYQTLAAEDVSFFLQQVPGCYFFLGSANPERDLAYPHHHPRFDFDEIVLQMGVELFVRCAEEFGRRYPL
- a CDS encoding cyclic nucleotide-binding domain-containing protein, producing MSDERIDAHSGLPILPVLLDINDVKDFFMNFAHQNQMYNFINSYEYLTYDEGEYIIYAGDVGDQAFVIVSGTVSIRFPGTEKVIYDMSEGDVFGELALFTDTTRSADVVAKTKVRIMALPKSAFLAHLRNNPDKAIEFMRSIGNRLNTLTQNYSVTLD